Within the Microbacterium sp. 1S1 genome, the region GCAGTTCGTCCATGAACCCACGCAGTCGGGCCCGTAGCTCCTCGTCGCTCGCCGCCCGCGTCGCCCTGACCGTCGAGCGGATGCCGCCCGCGGCATACGGCTGGCCCGCCATGCGCGCCTCGAACTCCGCCGCGCGATCGCCGGCGAAGACGAGATGGCTGTGACTGTCGACGAACCCTGGGATCACCGCTCGCCCGCGCGCGTCGACGGTCTCGTCGGCGGCGGGGGCGTGGCCCGACGGCCCGACCCAGGCGATCCGTCCGTCGTCGATCAGGACGGCCGCATCGAGCAGTGTGCCGCACGGATCCGTGGGAGTCGGGTCGTTGGTCGTCAGCTCGCCTATGCCGGTGATCAGCGTGGTCGTCACAGCAGCGGCGCCTTCAGTCCGCGGTCGCGCGCGACCTCCCTCGCGTGCTCGTACCCGGCGTCCACATGGCGCATGACTCCGGTTCCCGGGTCATTGGTCAGGACCCGAGCGAGCTTCTCCGCGGCGAGAGCCGAACCGTCCGCCACCGTCACCTGCCCGGCGTGGATCGAACGGCCGATCCCCACCCCGCCGCCGTGGTGCAGCGAGACCCACGAGGCCCCGGACGCCGTGTTGAGGAGGGCGTTGAGGAGCGGCCAGTCGGCGATCGCGTCGGAGCCGTCCTTCATGGCCTCGGTCTCCCGGTACGGCGACGCGACGGAACCGGAGTCCAGGTGGTCGCGGCCGATCACGATCGGCGCAGAGAGCTCTCCCGAGGCGACCATCTCGTTGAACTTCAGCCCGGCGAGGTGCCGCTCCTGGTAGCCGAGCCAGCAGATGCGCGCCGGCAGCCCTTCGAAGTGCACCTTCTCGCCCGCCTTGTCGAGCCACCGGTGCAGCGCGGTGTCGTCGGGGAAGAGTTCCGCGATCGCGCGGTCCGTCTTGGCGATGTCCTCCGGGTCGCCGGACAGCGCCACCCAGCGGAACGGCCCGCGTCCCTCCTCGAACTGCGGACGGATGTAAGCGGGGACGAACCCGGGGAATGCGAAGGCACGGTCGAATCCTCCGAGCTGCGCCTCCGCGCGGATCGAGTTGCCGTAGTCGAAGACCGCGGCCCCGGCATCCTGGAACGCGACCATCGCCGCGACGTGCGCGGCCATGGACTCGCGCGACCGGCGGGTGAACGCCTCGGGGTCGCGCGCCGCCTCCTCCTTCCAGCGGGCGACGTCGACGCCGACCGGGAGGTAGGCGAGCGGGTCGTGGGCGCTGGTCTGGTCGGTCACGATGTCGACGGGCACCCCGCGACGGTGCAGTTCCGGGAAGACCTCGGCCGCGTTGCCGACCACACCGACGGACAGCGCCGCACCGGCCTCCTTCGCGGCGACGACCCGCGCCACGGCGGCGTCGAGGTCGGTCGTGTATTCGTCGAGGTAGCCGTGCTCCACGCGGCGGGCGAGCCGCGTCTCGTCGACGTCCGCGATGAGGACCGCGCCGTCGTTCATCGTCACGGCGAGAGGCTGTGCGCCGCCCATGCCCCCGGCCCCCGCGGTGAGGGTCAGCGTGCCGCGCAGCGAATCCCGGCCCAGCGAGCGGGCCACGGCGGCGAACGTCTCGTACGTTCCCTGGAGGATGCCCTGTGTGCCGATGTAGATCCAGGAGCCGGCCGTCATCTGCCCGTACATCGTCAGCCCGAGTTCCTCGAGCCGGCGGAACTCCGGCCAGGTGGCCCAGTCGCCGACGAGGTGAGAGTTGGCGATGAGCACGCGCGGCGCCCACTCGTGGGTGCGGAAGACTCCGACCGGTTTGCCGGACTGGACGAGCAGCGTCTCGTCCGGCTCCAGCTCGTCGAGTGTGCGCACGATGGCGTCGTACGCCGCCCAGCTCCGTGCCGCCTTGCCCGTGCCGCCGTAGACGACGAGGTCGTCGGGGTGCTCGGCGACCTCGGGGTCGAGGTTGTTCATCAGCATGCGCTTGGCCGCCTCCGCGCCCCAGCTCTTGGCGGTGCGCTCGGCGCCTCGGGCCGCGCGGACCGTGCGCGGTGCGGTTTCCTCAGTCATGCATGTGCTCCTTTGCGACACGGGCGATGGCGCCCGATTGGACGAGGGCGGTCACGGCCTCCATCTCGGGCGAGAGGTGGCGGTCCGGGCCGGGGCCTCCGGCGACCGTGCGGACGAGGTCGCGCACGGCTCCCGTCGCGGGGCCCGCTTGCAGCGGCGCGCGAAGGTCGAGAGCTCGCGCGGACGTGAGGATCTCGATCGCCAGGACACGCGAGAGGCCGTCGATCGCGCGACACAGCTTGCGGGCTGCGGCCCATCCCATC harbors:
- the hutU gene encoding urocanate hydratase; the encoded protein is MTEETAPRTVRAARGAERTAKSWGAEAAKRMLMNNLDPEVAEHPDDLVVYGGTGKAARSWAAYDAIVRTLDELEPDETLLVQSGKPVGVFRTHEWAPRVLIANSHLVGDWATWPEFRRLEELGLTMYGQMTAGSWIYIGTQGILQGTYETFAAVARSLGRDSLRGTLTLTAGAGGMGGAQPLAVTMNDGAVLIADVDETRLARRVEHGYLDEYTTDLDAAVARVVAAKEAGAALSVGVVGNAAEVFPELHRRGVPVDIVTDQTSAHDPLAYLPVGVDVARWKEEAARDPEAFTRRSRESMAAHVAAMVAFQDAGAAVFDYGNSIRAEAQLGGFDRAFAFPGFVPAYIRPQFEEGRGPFRWVALSGDPEDIAKTDRAIAELFPDDTALHRWLDKAGEKVHFEGLPARICWLGYQERHLAGLKFNEMVASGELSAPIVIGRDHLDSGSVASPYRETEAMKDGSDAIADWPLLNALLNTASGASWVSLHHGGGVGIGRSIHAGQVTVADGSALAAEKLARVLTNDPGTGVMRHVDAGYEHAREVARDRGLKAPLL